The Mustela erminea isolate mMusErm1 chromosome 6, mMusErm1.Pri, whole genome shotgun sequence genome includes a region encoding these proteins:
- the KRT5 gene encoding keratin, type II cytoskeletal 5 has product MSRQSSVSFRSGGSRSFSAASAITPSVSRTSFTSVSRSGGGGGGFGRVSLGGACGAGGYGSRSLYNLGGSKRISISTSGGSFRNRFGAGAGAGGGYGFGGGAGSGFGFGGGAGGGFGLGGGAGFGGGFGGPGFPVCPPGGIQEVTVNQSLLTPLNLQIDPAIQRVRTEEREQIKTLNNKFASFIDKVRFLEQQNKVLDTKWTLLQEQGTKTVRQNLEPLFEQYINNLRRQLDSILGERGRLDSELRNMQDLVEDFKNKYEDEINKRTTAENEFVMLKKDVDAAYMNKVELEAKVDALMDEINFMKMFFEAELSQMQTHVSDTSVVLSMDNNRSLDLDSIISEVKAQYEEIANRSRTEAESWYQTKYEELQQTAGRHGDDLRNTKQEISEMNRMIQRLRAEIDNVKKQCANLQNAIADAEQRGELALKDAKNKLAELEDALQKAKQDMARLLREYQELMNTKLALDVEIATYRKLLEGEECRLSGEGVGPVNISVITNSVSSAYGGGSGFGGGSGFGGGLGGGLGGGLGGGGSGSYYSSSSGGVGMGGGLSVGSSGFSAGSGRSLGMGFGSGGGSSSSVKFVSTTSSSRKSFKS; this is encoded by the exons ATGTCCCGCCAGTCGAGTGTATCCTTCCGGAGCGGAGGCAGCCGTAGCTTCAGCGCTGCCTCTGCCATTACCCCATCTGTCTCCCGCACCAGCTTCACCTCTGTGTCCCGGTCCGGGGGTGGCGGTGGCGGCTTTGGCAGGGTCAGCCTGGGGGGTGCCTGTGGAGCTGGTGGCTATGGCAGCCGGAGCCTCTACAACCTGGGAGGCTCCAAGAGGATCTCCATCAGCACAAGTGGTGGCAGCTTCAGGAACCGATTTGGTGCAGGTGCTGGTGCTGGAGGTGGCTATGGCTTCGGAGGTGGAGCCGGGAGTGGATTTGGTTTTGGCGGTGGAGCTGGTGGAGGTTTTGGGCTTGGTGGCGGCGCTGGCTTTGGAGGCGGCTTTGGTGGTCCTGGCTTCCCCGTGTGCCCCCCTGGAGGCATCCAAGAGGTCACCGTCAACCAGAGCCTCCTGACTCCCCTCAACCTGCAAATCGACCCCGCCATCCAGCGGGTGCGGACTGAGGAGCGGGAGCAGATCAAGACCCTCAACAACAAGTTTGCCTCGTTCATCGACAAG GTGCGTTTCCTGGAGCAGCAGAATAAGGTCCTGGACACCAAGTGGACTCTGCTCCAGGAGCAGGGCACCAAGACCGTGAGGCAGAACCTGGAGCCCTTGTTTGAACAGTATATCAACAACCTCAGGAGACAGCTGGACAGCATCCTAGGGGAGAGGGGCCGCCTGGACTCAGAGCTGAGGAACATGCAGGACCTGGTAGAAGACTTCAAGAACAA GTATGAAGATGAAATCAATAAGCGTACCACTGCTGAGAATGAGTTTGTGATGCTGAAGAAG GATGTGGATGCCGCCTACATGAACAAGGTGGAGCTAGAGGCCAAGGTTGATGCCCTGATGGATGAGATCAACTTCATGAAGATGTTCTTTGAGGCG GAGCTGTCCCAGATGCAGACGCATGTCTCAGACACATCTGTGGTCCTGTCCATGGACAACAACCGTTCCCTGGACCTGGACAGCATCATCTCTGAGGTCAAAGCCCAGTATGAGGAGATCGCCAACCGCAGCCGGACAGAAGCTGAATCCTGGTACCAGACCAAG TATGAAGAGCTGCAACAGACAGCAGGCCGGCATGGGGATGATCTCCGCAACACCAAGCAAGAGATCTCTGAGATGAACCGGATGATCCAGAGGCTGAGAGCTGAGATCGACAATGTCAAGAAGCAG TGTGCCAATCTGCAGAATGCCATTGCTGATGCTGAGCAACGCGGGGAGCTGGCCCTCAAGGATGCCAAGAACAAGCTGGCTGAGTTGGAGGATGCCCTGCAGAAGGCTAAGCAGGACATGGCCCGGCTGCTGAGGGAGTACCAGGAGCTGATGAACACCAAGCTGGCCCTGGACGTGGAGATCGCCACCTACAGGAAGCTGCTGGAGGGCGAGGAGTGCAG acTGAGTGGAGAAGGAGTTGGACCAGTCAACATCT cTGTCATCACAAACAGCGTGTCCTCTGCCTATGGCGGCGGCAGTGGCTTTGGTGGCGGCAGTGGCTTTGGCGGTGGCCTTGGTGGAGGTCTTGGTGGTGGCCTTGGAGGAGGTGGCAGCGGAAGCTACTACTCCAGCAGCAGTGGAGGTGTCGGCATGGGCGGCGGGCTCAGTGTGGGGAGCTCTGGCTTCAGTGCAGGCAGTGGCCGAAGCCTGGGGATGGGCTTTGGCAGTGGTGGGGGCAGTAGCTCCAGTGTCAAGTTTGTCTCCACCACCTCCTCTTCCCGGAAGAGCTTCAAGAGCTAA